In the genome of Pseudorasbora parva isolate DD20220531a chromosome 10, ASM2467924v1, whole genome shotgun sequence, one region contains:
- the LOC137090783 gene encoding CD209 antigen-like protein E isoform X2 — protein MNHEGSDSVRNRNSRGAVVCLVLLCVLLMTAVIVLCVHIHTLSTNYTEERNKLLTKITNLTEERDGQIFTNKNPNKERDQLINELQICDGWTYYQSSLYYLSNEKKNWIESRRYCTERGADLIIINNKEEQDFVKNISVGTYVWIGLSDSDVEDRWKWVDGSSLNSSFRFWGA, from the exons ATGAATCATGAGG GAAGTGATTCTGTGAGGAACAGAAACTCCAGAGGAGCTGTAGTGTGTTTGGTGCTGCTGTGTGTTCTTCTGATGACTGCAGTCATAGTGCTGTGTGTCCACATCCATACACTGAGCACAAACtacactgaagaaagaaataagCTACTAACCAAGATTACCAACCTCACAGAAGAGAGAGATGGGCAAATATTCACAAACAAAAACCCGAACAAAGAGAGAGACCAGCTAATAAATGAACTGCAGATTTGTG ATGGATGGACTTACTATCAATCCAGTTTGTACTATTTATCCAATGAGAAGAAGAACTGGATCGAGAGCAGAAGATACTGTACAGAGAGAGGAGCAGATCTGATCATCATAAACAACAAAGAGGAACAA GATTTTGTTAAGAACATATCTGTTGGTACTTATGTATGGATTGGTCTGAGTGACAGTGATGTGGAGGACAGATGGAAATGGGTTGATGGCAGCTCACTGAACTCCAG TTTCAGGTTCTGGGGAGCCTAA